In Flammeovirgaceae bacterium 311, one DNA window encodes the following:
- a CDS encoding signal transduction histidine kinase LytS (COG2972 Predicted signal transduction protein with a C-terminal ATPase domain) encodes MDRIKKLFSLIHIFLWTIALGVGAWDVLIDDRPLKPKAFLIGLYVFYAHLFIFKKYLSKGKYKTYFPYLIGIFLTGTFPYMLFLILGEEKIRTWTDFLSHYPGGTGVVLFFIILSSLVGITQNLILNTVKKEQLEKQVINSELVYLKSQINPHFLFNTLNNIHTLVYTQDPAAPEAMMRLSSLMRYMIYESNASTVPLSIEINYLQDYICLQQLRYKSTPVVDFQVEGNTETCHVAPLLFIHLLENTYKHSPPRLKPGSIKVRIAVKENLLIASFQNPIGKKKGAVLEEPGGIGFSNVQKRLQLLYPNKHSLASNKTDEVFTAELKITNLQTQTNEKKAQLLYN; translated from the coding sequence ATGGATAGAATTAAAAAATTATTCTCGCTTATTCACATCTTTCTATGGACTATTGCTTTAGGGGTTGGCGCCTGGGATGTTTTGATTGATGATAGGCCATTAAAGCCAAAAGCATTTTTGATAGGGCTATATGTATTTTATGCCCATTTATTCATATTTAAGAAATACCTGAGTAAAGGAAAATATAAAACCTACTTCCCGTACTTAATTGGGATCTTTTTGACGGGCACCTTTCCCTATATGTTGTTCCTGATCCTGGGTGAAGAAAAAATTAGAACATGGACAGATTTTCTAAGTCACTATCCTGGTGGTACAGGGGTCGTTCTTTTTTTTATTATTCTTAGCTCTCTAGTCGGAATTACGCAGAACCTTATTCTCAACACTGTAAAAAAAGAGCAGCTGGAGAAACAGGTCATTAATTCAGAACTCGTTTATTTGAAGTCACAGATTAACCCACATTTCCTGTTCAATACCCTAAATAACATTCATACATTAGTGTATACACAGGATCCCGCAGCACCTGAGGCAATGATGCGTTTGTCATCCCTGATGCGCTATATGATTTATGAATCCAATGCTTCAACTGTTCCACTTTCCATAGAGATCAATTATTTACAGGACTATATTTGCCTGCAGCAGCTCCGATACAAATCAACACCCGTTGTAGACTTTCAGGTGGAGGGAAATACAGAGACCTGTCATGTTGCACCGCTGTTATTTATCCATCTTCTGGAGAATACCTACAAACATAGTCCGCCTCGATTAAAACCAGGTTCCATAAAGGTGAGGATAGCTGTAAAAGAAAATCTACTTATTGCATCTTTTCAGAATCCAATTGGGAAAAAAAAGGGTGCCGTATTGGAAGAACCAGGTGGCATTGGATTTTCGAATGTTCAAAAACGGCTGCAATTACTATACCCAAATAAGCATAGCCTGGCCAGCAACAAAACAGATGAAGTTTTTACAGCGGAATTAAAAATCACGAATCTTCAGACACAAACCAATGAGAAAAAAGCTCAGCTGCTATATAATTGA
- a CDS encoding beta-lactamase (COG1680 Beta-lactamase class C and other penicillin binding proteins), producing the protein MTNFIKQPNLYPISNSFILTNKITMKKLYSTLLLFFLFLPAGLQVNAQSLEKDLDALFDVHYPSGQPGAIVLVAKDGNVIYRKAFGSADLELGVPMKPEHVIELGSITKQFTAVAILMLMEEGKLSLQDPLSKYISDYPNGENITIHHLLNHTSGIPNHLGMPELPPKALDISPLETIAVFKNKPGDFAPGEKWKYSNAGYILLGYIIEQASKMTYEDFIETKIFQPLGMRNSQYGNKREIIPNRASGYNPDPSGKGYRNGEFLSMTVPYAGGALMSTVDDMLIWNQAVRNNNLISEKNKQLTFKTTTLNNGETSYYGYGREIRKLYGSPTLEHGGGVSSGYLTFGVYLPKENIYTILLSNNHSINPEKIALDATAIVMGKPMITSKTQVSLPENTLKQWTGSYIFEDGALRHITFKDGNLYSKREGTETSFPLLPISANEYRFHNGSTTYTFGKENGKKVVVFATRLDVSNGKETDKAPVE; encoded by the coding sequence TTGACTAATTTTATAAAACAGCCAAACCTATATCCTATAAGTAATTCATTCATCCTAACGAATAAAATAACCATGAAAAAATTATATTCAACCCTCTTACTATTTTTCTTGTTTCTGCCAGCCGGACTACAGGTGAATGCTCAGTCCCTGGAAAAAGATTTAGATGCCCTTTTTGACGTCCATTATCCTTCAGGTCAACCAGGAGCTATTGTCTTAGTTGCTAAAGATGGTAATGTCATCTACAGGAAAGCCTTTGGGTCTGCTGACCTGGAATTGGGCGTGCCAATGAAACCGGAACATGTCATAGAACTGGGCTCCATCACTAAACAATTTACTGCAGTTGCGATACTCATGCTTATGGAAGAGGGGAAACTATCTCTGCAGGACCCTTTATCCAAATACATTTCGGATTACCCAAATGGAGAAAATATCACCATTCATCACCTCCTGAATCATACTTCAGGTATACCAAACCATCTAGGTATGCCTGAACTACCACCGAAGGCTCTCGATATAAGCCCTTTAGAGACCATTGCAGTTTTCAAAAATAAGCCCGGGGACTTTGCACCCGGAGAGAAATGGAAATATAGTAATGCAGGCTACATTTTGCTTGGCTATATAATTGAACAAGCTTCCAAAATGACCTATGAGGATTTTATAGAAACCAAAATCTTTCAGCCACTTGGGATGAGAAACTCCCAGTATGGCAATAAGAGAGAGATAATACCTAATCGTGCGAGTGGTTATAACCCTGACCCTTCCGGAAAGGGCTATAGGAATGGTGAATTTCTTAGCATGACCGTTCCATATGCTGGTGGCGCCCTTATGTCCACTGTGGACGATATGCTAATCTGGAATCAGGCTGTGCGCAACAACAACCTAATTTCTGAAAAAAACAAACAATTGACTTTCAAAACCACAACTTTAAATAACGGTGAAACTTCCTATTACGGTTATGGCAGGGAGATTAGAAAGTTGTATGGCAGCCCTACTCTTGAACATGGAGGTGGCGTTAGTTCCGGATATCTAACTTTTGGAGTTTATCTCCCGAAAGAAAATATCTATACAATCCTACTCTCCAATAATCACAGCATAAATCCGGAAAAGATTGCTTTGGACGCAACTGCCATTGTTATGGGAAAGCCTATGATCACGAGTAAAACACAAGTTTCCCTTCCTGAAAATACTCTGAAGCAGTGGACTGGGTCATATATCTTTGAAGATGGAGCTCTTCGCCACATCACCTTTAAAGATGGCAACTTATACAGCAAACGTGAGGGAACAGAGACTTCTTTTCCGCTGCTCCCTATTTCAGCGAATGAATACCGTTTTCATAATGGTTCTACAACTTACACCTTTGGAAAGGAAAACGGCAAAAAAGTAGTTGTTTTTGCAACCAGATTAGATGTAAGCAATGGAAAGGAAACGGATAAAGCACCGGTGGAATGA
- a CDS encoding beta-lactamase: protein MITVIAKEGRIFTQPTGQPAVEIFAETSEVFFPKAFPGKITFNKDAQGNITSLTLERGGKKMEAVKLK, encoded by the coding sequence GTGATAACAGTAATAGCCAAAGAAGGCCGCATTTTTACCCAGCCTACAGGACAACCTGCTGTTGAGATCTTTGCCGAAACCTCAGAGGTATTTTTCCCTAAAGCATTTCCTGGAAAGATTACATTCAATAAAGATGCACAGGGAAATATAACAAGCCTTACCCTTGAACGGGGTGGGAAAAAAATGGAAGCTGTTAAGTTAAAATAA
- a CDS encoding sulfate-transporting ATPase (COG1131 ABC-type multidrug transport system, ATPase component) has protein sequence MDNAEIIRTKELSYFFHKDQQVLEGINLQVKRGSIYGFLGPNGAGKTTSLRLILGLLKAQQGSIHLFEKDINKSRIESLDRIGSLIEQPSLYGHLSAEENLRIYLKIYRAKESDIERVLKLVNLQDTGRKKARNFSLGMKQRLSIALALLHGPELLILDEPTNGLDPHGIVEIRELIRRLNRENGVSIMVSSHLLSEVERMATHVGIINKGKLLFQGTLQELQNMKVQQNRTHLDTSNNSAALQLLQKDYGAEQRNDRLVIPSLQKEVVAQLVRRLVQQNIDIYQLKSEQFDLEQLFMNLTSNQNQ, from the coding sequence ATGGACAATGCTGAAATTATAAGGACAAAGGAGCTTAGCTATTTTTTCCATAAAGACCAACAAGTTTTAGAAGGGATAAACCTGCAAGTGAAGAGAGGCAGTATTTATGGCTTTCTTGGACCAAACGGAGCTGGTAAAACAACATCCTTGCGGTTAATACTGGGCCTTCTGAAAGCACAACAGGGCTCGATCCACCTCTTCGAGAAAGATATCAACAAATCAAGAATTGAATCCTTAGATAGAATAGGCTCTCTGATCGAGCAACCCTCTTTATATGGTCATCTATCAGCAGAAGAAAATCTTAGAATCTATTTAAAGATTTATCGGGCTAAAGAAAGTGATATTGAACGGGTATTGAAGCTTGTTAATCTACAGGATACAGGTAGGAAAAAGGCCAGGAACTTTTCACTTGGTATGAAACAGCGTCTCTCAATAGCATTAGCTCTTTTACATGGTCCAGAACTTTTAATTTTAGACGAACCCACCAATGGACTAGATCCACATGGGATTGTCGAGATAAGGGAACTCATAAGGAGACTAAATAGAGAGAATGGAGTATCAATTATGGTGTCGAGTCACCTTTTATCCGAGGTAGAACGTATGGCCACGCATGTTGGTATTATAAATAAAGGAAAATTATTATTCCAGGGAACTCTTCAAGAGCTACAAAATATGAAAGTTCAGCAAAATCGCACCCATTTAGATACCAGTAATAATTCTGCCGCTCTACAATTACTACAGAAGGATTATGGAGCTGAACAAAGAAATGATCGCTTAGTAATACCATCCCTACAAAAAGAAGTCGTTGCCCAACTAGTTCGTAGACTTGTTCAACAGAATATCGACATATATCAGTTGAAGTCAGAGCAGTTCGATCTGGAACAATTATTTATGAACTTAACATCTAATCAGAACCAATGA
- a CDS encoding hypothetical protein (COG4200 Uncharacterized protein conserved in bacteria) has protein sequence MKLIISIRAELLKIKGTASIWLSGIVGAIVPLGLFLHFVIWPNDGIKEIAPNAWQQFFILGWEVFTAFLLTLFIVLLCTSIPQIEVKNNTWKQVFSSPQPVHNIFLSKFVVIQVMILFCFASFNILMIFAVVLLDFIHPIYEFFKKDVNFDILFQLNVKTYISILALSAFQYYLSLRFANFIFPVGIGIILMIGAFVVTSFNWSYNDFYPYTYPILSFDSVKDASGAFIQTHELISIACSVFFLLAGWITMKMQKVKA, from the coding sequence ATGAAACTAATAATATCTATTCGTGCAGAATTACTAAAGATAAAAGGAACTGCTTCAATCTGGTTAAGCGGTATAGTCGGAGCAATCGTCCCACTTGGTTTGTTTCTTCATTTTGTTATCTGGCCAAACGATGGAATAAAAGAAATTGCCCCCAATGCTTGGCAGCAATTTTTTATCCTTGGTTGGGAGGTTTTTACTGCATTTCTTTTAACACTATTTATCGTGCTTCTTTGCACATCCATTCCACAAATAGAAGTAAAAAATAATACTTGGAAACAAGTGTTTTCTTCTCCCCAACCGGTTCATAACATTTTTCTTTCAAAGTTTGTGGTCATACAGGTAATGATCCTCTTCTGCTTTGCGAGTTTTAATATTTTGATGATTTTTGCAGTTGTCTTGCTGGATTTTATACATCCTATTTATGAATTTTTTAAAAAAGATGTAAATTTCGATATACTGTTCCAATTGAACGTCAAGACTTACATCTCTATATTAGCCTTAAGTGCGTTCCAGTACTATTTATCCTTACGTTTTGCAAATTTTATATTTCCAGTAGGTATAGGCATAATTTTAATGATTGGTGCATTTGTAGTTACCTCATTTAATTGGAGTTATAATGATTTTTACCCATACACATATCCAATTCTATCATTCGATTCTGTGAAGGATGCTAGCGGAGCATTCATTCAGACTCATGAGTTGATTTCAATAGCCTGCTCCGTATTTTTTCTTCTTGCAGGATGGATTACTATGAAAATGCAAAAAGTAAAAGCATAA
- a CDS encoding LytTR family two component transcriptional regulator (COG3279 Response regulator of the LytR/AlgR family): MTCFIIDDEPLAIEVLESHIAHLEDLEVVGTFENAIIAFQALQKQSVDLIFLDIHMPKLSGIDFLKSLKNPPKVIFTTAYREYAIEGFELDVVDYLLKPISLDRFLKAVAKIKSEKQSVRDLSGNEKIPGSFLFVHSDKKMIRIAVDEIQYLESQKDTIKIVTEHNTFQVRRKISDLEEELSSKGFIRIHRAFLVPLNKIQSWSASEVEISGKTLPVGRAYRNDVSKRMQGFYERN; encoded by the coding sequence ATGACCTGCTTTATAATAGATGATGAACCATTGGCCATTGAAGTTCTAGAGTCACATATAGCACATCTGGAAGATCTTGAGGTTGTTGGCACTTTTGAAAATGCAATCATTGCGTTTCAGGCATTACAAAAGCAATCTGTAGACCTGATATTCCTTGATATCCATATGCCTAAGCTTTCAGGTATTGATTTCCTTAAATCACTTAAAAACCCTCCTAAAGTTATTTTTACCACTGCTTACCGAGAATATGCCATTGAGGGTTTTGAGCTTGACGTTGTGGATTATTTATTAAAACCAATATCCCTCGACAGGTTTTTGAAAGCAGTAGCAAAAATTAAATCTGAAAAGCAATCAGTCAGGGATTTATCTGGTAATGAAAAAATTCCCGGATCTTTTTTATTTGTCCATTCCGATAAAAAAATGATTAGGATTGCTGTTGATGAAATACAATATCTGGAAAGCCAGAAAGATACTATAAAAATTGTTACAGAACATAATACGTTCCAGGTTCGCCGGAAGATAAGTGACCTGGAGGAAGAATTGAGCAGTAAAGGCTTTATTCGTATTCATCGGGCTTTCCTTGTGCCATTAAATAAAATTCAAAGCTGGTCTGCTTCTGAGGTTGAGATTTCGGGAAAAACCCTTCCTGTTGGAAGAGCTTATAGAAATGATGTAAGTAAGCGGATGCAGGGATTTTATGAAAGGAATTAA
- a CDS encoding signal transduction histidine kinase (COG3275 Putative regulator of cell autolysis) — MNSTIEKYFNEKTRVVWHITFWLAYLIYYVFTIGSLPRNNYTDTFLSQGLSLLPKIIVTYIVLYVLIPRYFITKKILIFSVFFALILLAGGIFKYFYDFYVINPLLYPERTNTTLSIPAFEILRHTLAIYPVVMLAAFIKLGKYWLEKDRAAQKIESEKVNAELKFLKAQIHPHFLFNTLNNLYALTLKKSDKAPEVVLKISDLLDYMLYESNTPTVPLKKELDLIESYIHLEKIRYGNKLRLAYDVKGDINGNYIPPLLILPFIENSFKHGVSQQLQDMWIDIKLEINLNRLMLKVDNSKSSDKSSDSPGADLQKCKDGIGLKNVKRRLELLYGKDYKLYISDEKENFSIFLSVSLDKPLGAEKE; from the coding sequence ATGAATTCTACAATTGAAAAATATTTTAATGAGAAGACCAGGGTTGTCTGGCATATAACCTTTTGGTTGGCATACCTCATCTACTACGTATTCACTATAGGAAGCTTACCAAGAAACAATTATACCGATACATTTTTAAGCCAAGGATTAAGCCTTCTCCCCAAAATCATAGTTACTTACATCGTTCTTTACGTACTCATACCTCGATATTTTATTACTAAAAAGATCCTTATTTTTTCAGTTTTCTTTGCGCTAATCCTATTAGCAGGTGGAATTTTCAAGTACTTTTATGATTTTTATGTAATAAATCCGCTCCTATATCCTGAGCGTACCAATACTACTTTAAGCATACCAGCTTTTGAGATTTTAAGGCATACTTTAGCTATTTATCCAGTAGTTATGCTGGCGGCTTTTATTAAGCTAGGGAAATACTGGCTGGAAAAAGACAGAGCTGCCCAAAAAATAGAGAGTGAAAAAGTAAATGCGGAGCTGAAGTTTCTAAAAGCACAGATACATCCGCATTTTCTTTTTAATACACTTAATAATCTTTATGCTCTAACCCTTAAGAAGTCGGATAAAGCTCCGGAAGTGGTGCTTAAAATCTCTGATCTGCTGGATTACATGCTCTACGAAAGTAATACCCCCACAGTACCGCTAAAAAAAGAACTTGATTTGATTGAAAGTTATATCCACCTTGAAAAAATCCGATATGGCAATAAATTAAGATTAGCATACGATGTCAAGGGTGATATCAACGGAAATTATATTCCGCCACTGCTTATTCTACCTTTTATTGAAAACAGCTTTAAACACGGCGTAAGCCAGCAGCTGCAGGATATGTGGATTGATATAAAGCTGGAGATAAATCTGAATAGATTAATGCTGAAGGTTGATAACAGTAAAAGCAGCGATAAAAGCAGCGATTCTCCCGGAGCAGACCTGCAGAAATGTAAAGATGGTATTGGTCTTAAAAATGTAAAGCGTCGGCTAGAACTTCTTTATGGCAAAGACTACAAACTGTACATCTCTGATGAAAAAGAAAATTTTAGCATTTTTCTATCTGTAAGTCTGGATAAACCACTAGGAGCTGAAAAAGAATGA
- a CDS encoding tRNA modification GTPase TrmE (COG0486 Predicted GTPase) has translation MALFSALATDDTIVALATPQGSGAIAVIRLSGPDAIAIANKVFRGKDLDKQASHTAHFGTIRTEEGHILDEVLATIFVAPRSFTRENVVEISCHGSQFIVREILNLLIRQGARPAKAGEFTQRAFLNGQFDLAQAEAVADLIQADSAAAHEAALHQMRGGFSQEIKDLREKLIHFASMVELELDFGEEDVEFANRNDLRKLVNELQTVIARLIKSFAVGSVLKEGVPTVIAGKPNAGKSTLLNALLNEEKAIVSEIAGTTRDFIEDELIIEGIHFRFIDTAGLRETTDIVEAMGVKRTREKLQQASIILYLFDLSDETPESIGKEINLLENLGKPFLPIGNKVDSASQELMEALKGFEQMLYISAKDKTNLEDLKQQILEKANLASFRTGNTIVTTARHYESLLKTHAALQDVLNGLEIGVTGDLLALDIRTALYHLGEITGEVTTDDLLANIFSKFCIGK, from the coding sequence TTGGCCCTTTTTTCAGCCTTAGCAACCGACGACACCATTGTGGCGCTGGCAACCCCCCAGGGAAGCGGCGCCATTGCTGTTATCAGACTCTCCGGTCCCGATGCCATTGCCATTGCCAATAAAGTATTCAGGGGCAAAGACCTTGATAAACAGGCTTCACATACCGCCCACTTTGGCACCATCCGTACCGAAGAAGGGCATATTCTGGATGAGGTGCTGGCAACCATTTTTGTGGCACCCCGTTCCTTTACCCGCGAAAATGTGGTTGAGATCAGCTGTCATGGCAGCCAATTCATTGTCCGCGAAATCCTGAACCTGCTCATCCGGCAGGGAGCCCGTCCGGCCAAAGCAGGCGAGTTCACCCAGCGTGCCTTCCTGAATGGACAGTTCGACCTGGCGCAGGCAGAAGCCGTAGCCGACCTGATCCAGGCCGATTCTGCCGCAGCGCACGAAGCCGCCCTCCACCAGATGCGTGGCGGATTCAGCCAGGAAATAAAAGACTTAAGGGAGAAGCTGATCCATTTTGCTTCGATGGTGGAGCTTGAGCTTGATTTTGGCGAAGAAGATGTAGAGTTTGCCAACCGCAATGACCTGCGAAAGCTGGTAAATGAATTGCAGACAGTAATTGCACGGCTCATCAAGAGCTTTGCCGTAGGTAGTGTGCTGAAGGAAGGCGTGCCCACAGTGATTGCAGGCAAACCCAATGCCGGCAAAAGCACCCTGCTAAACGCCCTGCTGAACGAGGAAAAAGCAATTGTATCAGAAATAGCCGGTACCACCCGTGACTTTATCGAAGATGAGCTGATCATCGAGGGCATCCATTTCAGGTTTATTGATACCGCAGGTCTGCGCGAAACTACCGATATTGTAGAAGCCATGGGCGTGAAACGCACCCGGGAAAAGCTGCAGCAGGCTTCCATTATCCTCTACCTGTTCGATCTTTCAGATGAAACTCCTGAAAGCATCGGCAAAGAGATCAACCTGCTGGAGAATCTTGGCAAACCCTTCCTCCCCATCGGCAACAAAGTTGACAGCGCATCTCAAGAGCTGATGGAGGCGCTAAAAGGCTTTGAGCAGATGCTTTACATTTCTGCAAAAGATAAAACCAATCTGGAGGATTTAAAGCAGCAAATCCTGGAGAAAGCCAACCTGGCCAGCTTCCGCACCGGCAATACGATAGTCACCACCGCTCGCCATTACGAAAGCCTTCTGAAAACCCATGCTGCCCTGCAGGATGTGCTGAACGGTTTGGAAATAGGAGTGACAGGCGATTTACTAGCCCTGGACATCAGAACTGCGCTATACCACCTTGGAGAGATCACTGGGGAAGTAACCACGGACGATCTACTGGCAAATATATTTTCGAAATTTTGTATCGGTAAATAA
- a CDS encoding thioredoxin-related protein-like protein (COG0526 Thiol-disulfide isomerase and thioredoxins) — MKKQLISGLLLVFMAMSALAFRMAEPGTAARKGEIKWLTLEEAYVLNQQEPRKIFVDVYTDWCGWCKRMDKDTFSNSEVAAYVDKNYYAVKLNAESDRAFKLGEAEMTERQVARQLGVSGYPTVVFIYEDFRTIEPVSGYQQADQFMKTLQAFAAKKLNP; from the coding sequence ATGAAGAAGCAACTTATCTCAGGTTTACTATTGGTTTTTATGGCCATGTCTGCGCTGGCTTTCAGAATGGCTGAACCAGGTACTGCAGCACGAAAAGGGGAAATCAAATGGCTGACCCTGGAAGAGGCTTATGTGCTCAACCAGCAGGAGCCACGCAAAATCTTTGTAGACGTATATACCGACTGGTGTGGCTGGTGCAAGCGTATGGATAAAGATACCTTCAGTAACAGCGAGGTGGCAGCCTATGTAGACAAAAACTACTATGCCGTAAAGCTGAATGCAGAAAGCGACCGCGCCTTTAAACTGGGTGAGGCTGAAATGACCGAACGACAGGTTGCCCGTCAGCTGGGCGTTTCCGGCTACCCTACCGTTGTGTTTATCTATGAGGATTTCAGGACGATCGAACCGGTTTCCGGCTATCAGCAGGCTGATCAGTTCATGAAAACCCTCCAGGCATTTGCTGCAAAAAAATTAAACCCCTAA
- a CDS encoding ABC-3 protein (COG1108 ABC-type Mn2+/Zn2+ transport systems, permease components): MSTTDIYIILTGSLVAISCALLGCFLILRRMAMVGDAISHAVLPGIVVAYLFSGSRDSLTLMPGAVAVGLFSTFLIEFFHRKGRLQSDASIGVTFTWMFAVGVILLSLFAGQIDLDQECVLYGEIAFVPLDLWITDAGVNLGPRAPWVMTTVLLLILGIIIIAYKELQLTTFDPAFAAAIGLSTLGWHYVLMSLVSVVTVASFELVGAILVVAFLVVPAATAYLLTRRLKQMLWLAALAGVLSAIGGYYIALWLDGSVAGAMSGVAGLLFVLAFLFSPTDGIINRRFSNRSAGTLASPSTALSIEKSAAGSAGLAVPGTMGRT, from the coding sequence ATGAGTACTACAGATATTTACATCATCCTGACCGGCAGCCTGGTGGCGATCAGCTGCGCTTTGCTGGGTTGCTTCCTGATATTACGGCGCATGGCAATGGTAGGCGATGCTATTTCTCATGCAGTACTGCCCGGGATTGTGGTAGCCTACCTGTTCAGCGGCAGCCGCGATTCCCTTACGCTAATGCCGGGAGCCGTTGCAGTCGGGCTCTTCAGCACTTTTCTGATAGAATTTTTTCATCGCAAAGGCCGCCTGCAGAGCGATGCTTCCATAGGGGTAACCTTTACCTGGATGTTTGCAGTAGGTGTTATTTTATTAAGCCTGTTTGCCGGACAGATCGACCTGGATCAGGAATGTGTGCTGTATGGAGAAATAGCCTTTGTACCACTCGATCTCTGGATTACAGATGCTGGTGTTAACCTGGGCCCGCGGGCTCCATGGGTGATGACCACAGTACTGTTGCTGATTCTGGGCATCATCATCATTGCCTATAAGGAGCTGCAGTTAACCACCTTCGATCCAGCTTTTGCTGCTGCTATAGGTCTTTCTACCCTGGGCTGGCACTATGTGCTGATGAGCCTGGTTTCTGTGGTTACTGTAGCTTCTTTTGAGCTGGTAGGTGCCATTCTGGTGGTGGCTTTTCTGGTGGTGCCTGCTGCCACCGCTTACCTGCTCACCCGCCGGCTTAAGCAAATGCTGTGGCTGGCGGCATTGGCTGGTGTTTTATCTGCCATTGGAGGCTATTATATAGCCCTTTGGCTGGATGGGTCTGTAGCCGGTGCCATGTCTGGTGTTGCTGGTCTCCTGTTTGTGCTGGCCTTTCTGTTTTCTCCAACAGATGGCATCATTAACAGGCGTTTCAGCAACAGAAGCGCCGGTACATTAGCTTCCCCCTCCACTGCCTTATCCATAGAAAAAAGTGCTGCAGGATCAGCAGGCTTAGCGGTACCAGGCACAATGGGCAGGACCTAA
- a CDS encoding ABC-3 protein (COG1108 ABC-type Mn2+/Zn2+ transport systems, permease components) — MLDFNDPNLRYVILGSLLLAGSSAVVGCFTFLRKKALVGDAVAHAVLPGICLGFILSGTKNPLYLVAGAFVTGWLSVVALDYITRNSKIKEDTATGLVLSVFFGIGIFLLTMVQNSGNAAQSGLNNFLFGKAASLLPQDILVFGIISLILIFTVLAFYKELKIITFDPAFARSSGIGVAGVDLMLTSLTVLAVVVGIQAVGVVLMAAMLITPAAAARFWTDRLSIMLLLAAVFGIISGFAGTWISLLAPSMPTGPWMVIVLSTIALTSFFIAPGKGILQRLLKQHRFRRKIQDENFLKTLYNMGVNGNISNANNLSERVLIARGYQPKELKVLLKRMYRLGYLEKTGTNYRLNTAGLKRGQRVVKLHRLWEVYLTQYVQLATDHVHDDAESIEHLLTPELEKLLEEKLNYPPLDPHSNIIPYQKP; from the coding sequence ATGCTAGATTTTAATGATCCAAACCTGCGCTATGTGATTTTAGGCAGTCTCCTGCTGGCCGGGTCGTCGGCTGTGGTAGGATGCTTTACTTTTTTGCGCAAGAAGGCACTGGTGGGCGATGCCGTGGCACATGCTGTTTTGCCTGGGATATGCCTGGGATTTATCCTGAGTGGCACCAAAAACCCGCTGTACCTGGTGGCTGGTGCATTTGTTACCGGCTGGCTCTCAGTGGTTGCCCTCGATTATATCACCCGTAACTCCAAAATCAAAGAAGATACTGCTACCGGACTGGTGCTGTCTGTTTTTTTTGGTATCGGCATTTTCCTGCTCACCATGGTACAGAACAGCGGGAATGCGGCACAATCCGGGCTTAATAATTTCCTGTTTGGAAAGGCAGCCTCACTCCTGCCGCAGGATATCCTGGTGTTTGGTATTATTTCACTGATACTGATCTTTACGGTACTTGCTTTCTACAAAGAGCTTAAGATCATTACTTTTGATCCTGCCTTTGCCCGGTCCTCCGGGATAGGTGTTGCCGGTGTTGACCTGATGCTTACCTCACTGACGGTGCTTGCGGTTGTGGTGGGCATCCAGGCAGTTGGGGTGGTGCTAATGGCTGCTATGCTCATTACACCGGCAGCGGCGGCACGTTTCTGGACAGACCGACTAAGCATCATGCTCCTGCTGGCTGCTGTTTTTGGTATTATATCCGGCTTTGCCGGCACCTGGATCTCCCTGCTTGCGCCTTCCATGCCCACCGGTCCCTGGATGGTTATCGTGCTAAGCACTATTGCGCTTACTTCATTTTTCATTGCACCCGGAAAAGGCATCCTGCAGCGCCTGCTCAAACAGCACCGGTTTAGGCGAAAAATCCAGGACGAAAACTTCCTGAAAACACTCTACAATATGGGTGTTAACGGTAACATCAGTAATGCTAATAACCTTAGTGAGCGTGTGTTAATAGCGCGAGGATATCAGCCAAAAGAACTTAAGGTGCTGCTAAAGAGAATGTACAGGCTGGGTTATTTGGAGAAAACAGGAACTAACTATCGCTTAAACACTGCCGGCCTGAAACGGGGGCAGCGGGTTGTAAAGCTGCACAGGCTTTGGGAGGTGTACCTGACCCAGTATGTGCAGCTGGCTACAGACCATGTGCATGATGATGCAGAAAGTATCGAGCATTTGCTCACCCCGGAGCTGGAAAAGCTGCTGGAAGAAAAGCTTAACTATCCTCCGCTGGATCCGCACAGTAACATCATACCCTATCAGAAGCCATGA